One Rubritalea squalenifaciens DSM 18772 genomic region harbors:
- a CDS encoding PVC-type heme-binding CxxCH protein — MNSQQAITLALIASTSITSAKKTQSGRTEAYTPEQELAGFTVPEGFVVELVASEKDGIVNPIDLTFDASGRLWTQTARMYPLDPVKDIKWNDLLRLMDNPEEQDKNPEFKRIKDLYQGKTKGQDDIIILSNFYENKQPTVTKWASGLTIPQSILPYKNGAFVAQGSELFYLEDTDQNGSADKRTPVLTGFGFTDTHTMAHTLVRAPGGWINFSQGALNKGNITATKSGSSTRIDYSKIARFSLDGNKVELVNAGLNNIWGFQLRSNGQWYMTEANDMGLSVTPAEPYTAYKGIGNEKLREYQPFFPALHKFRVGGTGISGLAFADDTTNTFPEEYKDVAFLANPITSTINCVRIVRNADGTVTAEHLPDLLKSEDDWFRPVNIEFGPDGCLYIADWYNKIVSHNEVATTHPDRDKSHGRIWRIRHQSQTPREIPNLHAASNDQLLSFLQSPSLHIKRYAAFEIIDRQAKDCTPQLIQVATDTTQLSTTRIHALWALEGLQVFDQDTWSQLLKDEDANLRRETVRSLANLKVTAQVAYQLLSPLAKDPHVMVRSQVIRTLENLGSANADTINLLVSFCHAPAPDNTLGGHYEQNFERYLARRALERYPEQLKEYLESTLAKAQPSEKILWAQQALDHQSTASFLKQWTSIQKQPLDKETLTIIADLCKNKQISNAVTPYFANREHAQHIAQLALDHIQDTYTTQVGFPLAATCLTLIKSNDVEDQIMGTQLASAYRITHIHQDVSRLLDNSKDPKLQREVIKFLSHLPAAHTNTLLQIANDTSKSSDLRIEALTAYTQAKGINSLPEVTAFLKKNENNKHALISAMGSTVQGCKLLASLIDNNELLVTDIPSAIIQRTVDTLPKGEIKDQLSKHLDKEAAAIKNAVTKRIPELTRLYAEKPGNTTTGKAVFTGMCLTCHVVGEDGVGIAPALDGSANRDLEHLLTAILLPDEAAEGAYVLYRVTDSAGHIFEGYKLKQSERGTMLAIQGGLTTFIPHRTIAKQEHVGSKSFMPSGTFDKLPDQTILDLLSYIKTLK, encoded by the coding sequence ATGAACTCACAACAAGCTATTACACTTGCTCTCATTGCAAGCACTAGTATCACATCGGCGAAGAAGACGCAATCAGGACGCACCGAAGCCTACACTCCGGAGCAAGAACTGGCCGGCTTCACCGTACCGGAGGGCTTCGTGGTTGAACTCGTGGCCTCGGAAAAGGACGGCATCGTCAACCCCATTGACCTCACTTTTGACGCCTCTGGTCGACTCTGGACTCAGACAGCTCGGATGTATCCACTCGACCCCGTCAAAGACATTAAATGGAATGACTTGCTTCGCCTGATGGATAACCCTGAGGAGCAAGACAAGAACCCCGAATTCAAGCGAATCAAAGACCTTTATCAGGGAAAAACCAAAGGTCAGGATGACATCATCATCCTATCTAACTTTTATGAGAACAAGCAGCCCACGGTCACCAAATGGGCAAGCGGCCTGACAATCCCTCAGTCCATTCTCCCCTACAAGAACGGTGCCTTCGTAGCCCAAGGATCAGAATTATTCTATCTCGAAGACACCGACCAGAATGGCTCAGCTGACAAGCGCACACCAGTCCTGACGGGTTTCGGCTTCACCGACACCCACACCATGGCTCACACACTCGTGCGTGCACCTGGAGGATGGATCAATTTTTCCCAGGGAGCCCTGAACAAAGGGAACATCACTGCCACTAAGTCTGGAAGCTCTACTCGCATCGACTACTCCAAAATTGCGCGATTCTCACTCGATGGCAACAAAGTCGAACTCGTCAATGCAGGCCTTAACAACATCTGGGGATTTCAGCTTCGCAGTAACGGTCAGTGGTACATGACGGAGGCCAATGACATGGGTCTCTCCGTCACCCCCGCAGAGCCTTACACCGCCTATAAAGGTATCGGCAACGAAAAGCTCCGCGAGTATCAACCCTTCTTTCCTGCACTTCATAAATTCCGCGTGGGTGGTACCGGTATCTCTGGTCTGGCCTTTGCTGACGACACGACCAATACCTTCCCGGAAGAATACAAAGACGTCGCATTTCTGGCTAACCCCATCACCTCCACCATCAACTGCGTGCGTATCGTGCGTAATGCAGACGGCACAGTGACCGCCGAGCACCTTCCAGACCTACTTAAGTCAGAAGACGATTGGTTCCGCCCGGTAAACATCGAGTTCGGACCAGACGGCTGCCTCTACATCGCAGACTGGTACAACAAGATCGTATCGCACAATGAAGTCGCCACCACTCATCCTGACCGAGACAAATCACACGGCCGCATCTGGCGCATCCGCCACCAGTCACAAACTCCACGCGAAATTCCTAATCTCCATGCAGCTTCTAACGATCAGCTGCTGTCTTTCCTCCAGTCTCCCTCCCTGCACATTAAACGCTACGCAGCCTTTGAAATCATCGACAGACAGGCCAAGGACTGCACCCCTCAGCTGATCCAGGTCGCTACTGACACTACTCAACTGAGCACTACCCGTATTCACGCGCTCTGGGCACTTGAAGGCCTCCAGGTATTCGACCAAGACACTTGGTCGCAGCTCCTCAAGGACGAGGATGCCAACCTTCGCCGTGAAACTGTACGTTCTCTGGCGAACCTCAAGGTGACGGCACAAGTAGCGTACCAACTCCTGTCACCTCTGGCCAAGGATCCCCATGTGATGGTACGCTCCCAAGTGATCCGTACGCTTGAGAATCTGGGATCGGCAAATGCAGACACCATCAATCTTTTGGTTTCATTCTGCCATGCTCCAGCACCCGATAATACTCTCGGCGGCCATTACGAACAAAACTTCGAACGCTATCTGGCACGAAGAGCCCTTGAGCGCTATCCTGAGCAACTCAAAGAATATTTGGAGAGCACACTCGCCAAAGCGCAACCCTCAGAAAAGATCCTGTGGGCCCAGCAAGCCCTCGACCACCAGAGCACAGCCTCATTCCTCAAGCAGTGGACCAGCATCCAGAAGCAACCATTGGACAAGGAGACACTTACCATCATCGCTGACCTCTGTAAGAACAAGCAGATCTCCAATGCTGTTACGCCATATTTTGCAAACAGAGAGCATGCGCAGCACATTGCTCAACTCGCCTTGGACCATATTCAAGACACTTATACCACCCAAGTAGGATTCCCTCTAGCCGCCACCTGCCTCACCCTCATCAAATCAAATGATGTCGAGGATCAGATAATGGGCACACAACTAGCCTCGGCTTACAGGATCACTCATATCCATCAGGACGTTTCTAGATTGTTAGATAATTCAAAAGATCCCAAACTGCAACGAGAAGTTATCAAATTCCTCTCACACCTTCCAGCTGCACACACCAATACCCTGCTGCAGATCGCAAACGATACTAGCAAATCTAGCGACCTGCGGATCGAGGCACTGACTGCCTACACTCAGGCTAAAGGTATAAACTCTCTTCCTGAAGTGACGGCTTTCCTGAAGAAGAACGAAAATAACAAACACGCCCTTATCAGCGCGATGGGCTCCACCGTGCAGGGCTGCAAACTCCTCGCCTCACTCATCGATAATAATGAACTCCTCGTTACTGACATTCCTAGCGCTATCATCCAACGTACCGTGGACACCTTACCCAAGGGTGAGATCAAAGATCAGCTCAGCAAACACTTAGACAAAGAAGCAGCAGCAATTAAAAATGCTGTCACTAAACGTATCCCTGAACTCACACGACTCTATGCGGAAAAACCAGGCAATACCACCACAGGCAAAGCGGTCTTCACTGGCATGTGCCTTACTTGCCATGTAGTGGGTGAAGACGGCGTTGGAATCGCACCCGCTCTTGACGGTTCAGCCAATCGGGACTTGGAACACCTGCTGACTGCCATCCTGCTTCCTGATGAGGCCGCAGAGGGCGCCTACGTCCTTTACCGGGTCACTGACTCCGCTGGTCACATCTTTGAGGGCTACAAGCTGAAGCAAAGCGAACGAGGCACGATGTTGGCAATCCAAGGAGGCCTTACCACCTTCATACCTCACCGTACCATTGCCAAACAAGAGCACGTCGGTTCCAAATCATTCATGCCGTCGGGAACCTTCGATAAACTGCCGGATCAAACTATCCTGGATCTACTCTCCTACATCAAAACACTTAAATAG
- a CDS encoding 3-keto-disaccharide hydrolase → MNSLATSLLLCSFLTIATPAEPAKTTSLFNGKDLTGWQTVNPKFTSQWSVVDGIITSGNLQDKIPTNTYLATTKEYEDFEFRCLFRIQGDPKTGLINSGIQYRSIIKGTKIIGYQADIGNGYWGDIYDEHRRNKALVKADLSVLKKVLNPTGWNSYIIRCKGDHHEIYINGVKTADYVEKDKNIPRKGVIAVQIHSGGAAKVEFQDLTITEL, encoded by the coding sequence ATGAACTCCTTAGCAACTAGCCTACTCCTTTGCAGTTTCCTCACCATCGCTACACCAGCAGAGCCAGCCAAAACGACATCTCTATTTAACGGTAAAGACCTCACTGGCTGGCAAACCGTCAATCCTAAGTTCACTTCACAATGGTCAGTAGTCGATGGCATTATTACATCCGGTAACCTTCAGGATAAAATCCCAACTAACACATACTTGGCTACCACGAAGGAATACGAAGACTTCGAATTCCGCTGTCTCTTCCGTATCCAAGGTGACCCAAAAACCGGCTTGATCAATTCAGGCATCCAATACCGTTCCATCATCAAGGGCACGAAAATCATCGGTTATCAGGCGGATATAGGCAATGGGTACTGGGGTGACATCTATGATGAACACCGCCGCAATAAAGCACTCGTGAAGGCTGACCTATCTGTTCTCAAGAAAGTACTCAACCCCACTGGCTGGAACTCCTACATCATCCGCTGCAAAGGCGATCACCATGAGATCTACATCAACGGCGTCAAAACCGCGGACTACGTAGAGAAGGATAAGAACATCCCACGCAAAGGCGTGATTGCTGTTCAAATCCACTCAGGAGGAGCAGCCAAGGTAGAGTTCCAAGACCTCACCATCACTGAACTCTAG
- a CDS encoding FG-GAP repeat domain-containing protein, which yields MRLLLTYITLSASLQAAELPPTSVTFTKITLSNKYVSEGASAADIDADGHTDIIAGHLWWKGPQFDQSYSYAPIKDFPIEGPGLEGYSTNFFCFPAHITEDQWPEILHVGLPGSEAKLYINPGRAPFSHCNEDKTCSHETVQSHVCNESPQLQNVLKAEKPQLLSYHQNSISLATPSTHQSSDWNILKISPPHNRLAKYSHGLGCGDINGDSLPDILEKSGWWEQPKNWDKKTPWTFHPYPFAPGKGGSQMYAYDIDGDGDNDVVTALDAHGYGLSWYEQTRNQQDQIDFKAHTIMTDKASGSPFYVCFSQLHAMGCADIDGDGIKDIVTGKCYFAHNGKDPGAHDPAVLYWFRTTRNPDGSVLFLPYLIDSNSGVGRQITCADVNADGKMDIITSSKKGVFIFIQN from the coding sequence ATGCGCCTCTTACTCACATACATTACGCTTTCAGCATCTTTACAAGCTGCGGAACTACCTCCAACTAGCGTTACATTTACAAAAATCACCCTTTCTAACAAGTATGTAAGCGAGGGCGCATCCGCAGCAGACATTGACGCAGACGGTCATACAGACATCATTGCAGGACACCTGTGGTGGAAAGGCCCTCAATTTGACCAATCCTACTCCTACGCCCCTATCAAGGACTTCCCTATTGAAGGTCCAGGACTGGAGGGTTACTCCACAAACTTCTTCTGCTTCCCCGCTCACATCACCGAAGATCAATGGCCGGAAATTCTCCATGTAGGATTACCGGGAAGCGAAGCCAAACTATATATCAATCCAGGCAGAGCACCATTTAGTCATTGTAATGAAGATAAAACCTGCAGTCATGAAACGGTCCAGTCTCATGTCTGCAACGAGTCCCCCCAACTTCAAAATGTGCTCAAAGCTGAGAAACCACAATTACTCTCTTATCATCAAAACTCCATTTCTCTCGCGACTCCATCCACTCACCAATCATCGGATTGGAATATTCTCAAGATATCTCCACCCCACAATAGGCTCGCCAAGTATTCCCACGGTCTAGGCTGTGGTGACATCAATGGAGACAGCTTGCCCGACATTTTAGAAAAATCCGGCTGGTGGGAACAGCCGAAGAACTGGGACAAGAAAACTCCATGGACGTTCCACCCATACCCGTTCGCCCCCGGCAAAGGAGGCTCTCAAATGTATGCATACGATATAGACGGCGACGGAGACAATGACGTCGTCACCGCGCTGGATGCGCATGGATATGGCCTCTCTTGGTATGAACAAACCCGCAACCAACAAGACCAGATCGATTTTAAAGCGCACACCATCATGACTGATAAGGCCAGCGGCAGCCCATTCTATGTATGCTTCTCTCAACTCCACGCCATGGGATGCGCTGATATCGATGGAGACGGCATCAAGGATATCGTAACAGGCAAGTGCTATTTCGCTCACAATGGCAAAGACCCTGGAGCGCATGATCCAGCCGTCCTGTATTGGTTTCGCACAACTCGCAACCCTGACGGAAGCGTTCTCTTCCTCCCGTACTTGATTGATTCCAACTCAGGCGTTGGTCGCCAAATTACCTGCGCTGATGTGAATGCAGATGGTAAAATGGACATCATCACATCAAGTAAGAAGGGCGTATTTATTTTCATCCAAAACTAA
- a CDS encoding Dabb family protein, with translation MTRHFGVFQFKSEITQEQINESFIALADLANKIPGLLSVEHGPYKSDEGLNDGFTHGFIMTFETPEARDAYLPHPDHLKVVDLVQPRLERLVVFDFDV, from the coding sequence ATGACACGCCACTTCGGAGTCTTCCAATTCAAGTCAGAGATCACTCAAGAGCAGATCAATGAGTCCTTCATCGCGCTTGCAGATCTAGCTAACAAAATTCCCGGCCTGCTCAGTGTAGAGCACGGCCCCTACAAATCCGATGAAGGTCTCAATGATGGCTTCACTCACGGCTTCATCATGACTTTTGAAACACCAGAGGCCAGAGATGCTTACCTCCCCCACCCAGACCATCTGAAAGTAGTCGACCTAGTCCAACCTCGCCTTGAGCGCCTCGTCGTCTTCGATTTTGACGTTTAA
- a CDS encoding Dabb family protein yields MRLLLLLTLLLSPLALAQDKTMYRHIVLFKFKDSAKAEQITEIEKDFAALPSKVKTIIGFEWGKNVSPENLNQGLTHCFVVTFKNKKDLEAYLVDPAHKAFVEKLLPILDRATVVDFVPEK; encoded by the coding sequence ATGCGCCTATTACTTCTCTTAACCCTGCTACTATCACCACTAGCTCTCGCCCAAGACAAAACTATGTACAGACACATCGTCCTCTTCAAATTCAAGGACTCCGCCAAAGCCGAGCAAATCACCGAAATCGAGAAAGACTTCGCAGCTCTTCCCAGCAAAGTCAAAACCATCATCGGCTTCGAATGGGGTAAAAACGTGAGCCCCGAAAATCTCAATCAGGGTCTGACACACTGCTTTGTAGTCACTTTCAAGAACAAGAAAGACCTTGAAGCGTATCTGGTCGATCCCGCCCACAAAGCATTCGTGGAGAAACTCCTGCCCATACTCGATAGAGCAACTGTGGTCGACTTCGTCCCGGAAAAATAA
- a CDS encoding Tm-1-like ATP-binding domain-containing protein, with translation MASTPNIKTIAILGTLDTKGHEHAFVAELIKQQGHNVVMIDVGTGAEPQVKPDITRHEVAEAAGLDLQPLLENQDRGECVVAMSKAAPVLLKQLQERGEIDGVISLGGGGGTSLATSAMRALPIGFPKVMVSTLASGNTAHYLGTKDITMIPAIVDVAGLNSISKTIFTRAAGAICGMVESEVDTSTDKPLIAASMFGNTTDCINIAKGVLEEAGYEVLVFHSTGAGGRSMEALIDSGMVQGVLDITTTEWADELTGATLTAGPERMDAMTRAQVPAVIAPGCLDMANFGERETVPGKYSNRLFYIHNPQVTLMRTNAEECAELGKIIAEKANANPAPTAILIPSKAISVISAKGQSFHDPVADRALFESINQHARREVLTFDEKINSPAFAKAAAHKLLELIKINKQPN, from the coding sequence ATGGCCTCTACACCTAACATTAAAACTATAGCTATCCTGGGAACTCTTGACACCAAAGGGCACGAGCATGCTTTTGTAGCGGAACTCATCAAACAACAAGGCCATAACGTAGTGATGATAGATGTCGGCACTGGCGCAGAGCCTCAGGTGAAACCAGATATCACCCGTCACGAAGTTGCAGAAGCTGCGGGGTTAGATCTTCAACCCTTGCTTGAGAATCAGGATCGAGGCGAATGCGTTGTCGCCATGTCAAAAGCCGCTCCCGTTCTCCTCAAGCAGCTTCAAGAGAGAGGAGAAATTGACGGCGTGATCTCACTAGGCGGAGGCGGTGGCACCTCACTTGCCACATCAGCCATGCGCGCACTTCCTATCGGCTTCCCTAAAGTCATGGTCTCCACCTTGGCTAGTGGCAACACCGCTCATTATCTCGGCACCAAGGACATCACCATGATTCCAGCCATTGTCGATGTAGCTGGACTCAACTCTATATCAAAAACGATCTTCACACGCGCAGCTGGTGCGATCTGTGGCATGGTTGAAAGTGAGGTCGACACCTCTACAGACAAGCCGCTTATTGCCGCCTCCATGTTTGGTAACACCACAGATTGCATCAATATTGCAAAGGGTGTGTTAGAAGAAGCTGGCTACGAAGTTCTCGTATTCCATTCCACTGGAGCTGGTGGCAGAAGCATGGAAGCACTTATCGACTCTGGAATGGTCCAAGGTGTTCTGGATATCACCACTACTGAGTGGGCCGACGAGCTGACAGGGGCCACACTGACTGCCGGACCTGAGCGGATGGATGCCATGACCAGAGCACAAGTACCTGCTGTCATTGCTCCGGGCTGCCTAGACATGGCGAACTTTGGTGAGCGAGAGACAGTTCCGGGAAAATACAGCAACCGCCTTTTCTATATCCACAATCCCCAGGTCACCCTGATGCGGACCAATGCCGAGGAATGCGCTGAGCTAGGAAAAATTATTGCTGAGAAAGCCAACGCCAATCCTGCTCCCACAGCCATCCTCATACCAAGCAAAGCAATCTCAGTAATCTCAGCCAAAGGACAGTCTTTCCATGACCCCGTTGCAGACAGAGCTCTCTTTGAATCAATCAACCAGCATGCTAGACGCGAGGTACTTACCTTTGATGAGAAAATCAACTCCCCGGCATTTGCCAAGGCTGCTGCACATAAGCTCCTTGAGCTGATCAAAATCAACAAACAACCAAACTAA
- a CDS encoding phosphoenolpyruvate hydrolase family protein, giving the protein MPNPYTGIGNPYTRSEVNERLRDTLSKGEPIIVAGAGSGISAKFIEQGGADLIIIYASGRFRMMGHGSIAGMMAYGDANAIAMEIGEYEVLPVVQEIPVICGVHASDPRRRMWHWLLQVKNMGFSGINNFPTHTIIDGHFRQSLEETNMGVQKEIDCVQLATSKMDLFSIVYVATPEEAVKMAKAGADVIIAHVGCTVGGSIGVSDAAIGLDAAAKATQAICEAAHSINKDIIILSHGGPIATPSDAAYINEHTDTVGFVGASSIERLAVEDSITELTREFKSIPVKRIK; this is encoded by the coding sequence ATGCCGAACCCATATACAGGAATTGGAAATCCCTACACCCGATCAGAAGTCAACGAGCGACTGAGAGACACCTTGTCCAAAGGAGAGCCGATCATTGTCGCAGGAGCAGGCTCAGGGATTTCCGCGAAGTTCATCGAGCAAGGCGGCGCCGACCTCATTATCATCTATGCCTCTGGTCGCTTCCGCATGATGGGCCATGGATCCATTGCAGGCATGATGGCCTATGGGGACGCCAATGCCATCGCCATGGAAATTGGTGAGTATGAAGTACTCCCTGTAGTCCAGGAAATTCCGGTCATCTGCGGGGTTCATGCCTCTGACCCCCGCCGCCGCATGTGGCACTGGCTTCTCCAAGTGAAAAACATGGGCTTCTCCGGCATCAACAATTTCCCCACACACACCATCATCGACGGCCATTTCCGACAATCACTGGAAGAGACTAACATGGGAGTTCAGAAGGAAATCGACTGTGTTCAACTCGCGACCTCCAAAATGGATCTCTTCTCCATCGTCTACGTGGCTACACCAGAAGAAGCCGTGAAAATGGCGAAAGCTGGCGCCGATGTCATCATCGCCCATGTCGGCTGCACCGTTGGTGGTTCAATCGGAGTCAGCGACGCCGCCATCGGACTAGATGCCGCAGCAAAAGCCACACAAGCCATCTGCGAAGCTGCACACTCGATCAATAAAGACATTATCATTCTCTCACACGGCGGTCCCATCGCCACTCCATCCGATGCTGCATACATCAATGAGCACACTGATACGGTTGGGTTCGTTGGAGCATCAAGCATCGAACGTCTCGCCGTGGAAGACTCGATCACTGAGCTCACGCGCGAATTTAAATCCATTCCCGTAAAGCGCATCAAATAG